From the genome of Malus sylvestris chromosome 13, drMalSylv7.2, whole genome shotgun sequence:
CTAAATTCCTAGTGTGATGGATTCTGAGCCCCGAGACACGGGTGTTCGAGAAACGGGTGACGTGGAGGATTACATCTGGACACGTGTGGGGATGCCAACTGTCGGGATTCGGGGACGAGGACAGATGTGGCATACAAGTTTAGAAATCATAAGGTTATAGGTAGTACCTTAGAGTGGTGTGGTGAGAGAGATTCTCAAATTCCCTCAGATCACTAATTACATGCAAGTATGTCTAAATTTCTAGAATGTAAGGCTTTCTATAACTTTTTGAGCGTTGTCTAAGAATTTTATGTCCGAGTGAACGAAAGAAAAACTTTTGAGTGTGATCGACATTGGTCTAACTTAATTagtattattaatttataagtTATAAGACGACATTGTTGATATACTAACCTAACAAAAATTCTAATCTAGAGTATGAAAAACATCATACGTTCTTCCTTGATGAGtaacaaaaaagaaatgaagggcaaatttttttttcggaGTTCCAACCACATGATTCACGATTATCTGAATACTAAATCAATCCATTTTAGTTTTGAGTAGGATAACTAATGCTACATGATGTCAAAATTTTGAGAGACGAACCAACGACTCTTTACTAATTACACTTATATTGTTTCCAACTTAATCACACGTGCAATGAACTAGGCGTGAAATCTTATTACAAAAAACCTTAATACAtctaaaaatttaaaagttgAATCAGATATTTGTTTCCAACttttatttcttaaaaaaaaagaactaaCTGGTGGCTTCACCACTACAATTCATATTTCTAGAGACCGGAAAGACTTACATAGGTGTGAAAAATTTACCAGTGTGAAGTTTTATGACAAACATTCTTGATGCAATTAAAACTTGAATATAAACcactataaaaaaatttgtattcTTCCGCACGGTATAGCAGTCATATCGAAAACCTAGCTAGAGGGGCTGGCAGACACGTGCATGGGTCTCTTTGGAGGTAAAGTCTAAAGGGGGTCCCCCCATATGGCAAACGACAACAAATTTGTGTTCGTGAGAGAAAATTCGAAGGTGTCCCTCGGCCCACACACGTCCAAAATGCCAAATTACAAACAAAATCATGAATTGCTCGGCTCACATGGCCCCGTCGTCCTATTTACTATTTAGTAGTGTTGCCTTCATTTATAGAGCATAGCCCTCAGCCCTCTTCCATCATTCATCATCTCTCTCAATTCTGGAAGCAAACTTTCAACGAATCATTCTTTCTCTGGGTTTCCTTGGCAATTTTTGGGTTGCCTTTGCCTTTGTACAGGTAACATTATTTGTACTTGCTAGCAAGCTTGGAAACTACCATACATTATGAATAATTTTCATGGCCTGAGAGGTTATTCTTCTTCATCTAAGATGAAGACGATGAAGATGAGGAGGCGGAGGCAGGCGGTGGGAGGTCGTGGTGGAGGAGGCAGGTCGATGGTGCAAGTGAAGGTGAAGAAGCTGCAAATGTTGATTCCAGGAGGGAGAAGGTTGAAGACGGACCGGCTTTTTCTTCAAACCGCGGATTATATACTTCAGCTGAGGTTGCAACTTAATGTTTTGCAAGCGCTTTCCAAGATTTACAAGCTATGAGAGTCTACTTGTGAATTTGTGATGCCATGCATTTCGACCTTAATTGGTTTTATTAAATTATGTATGATGGTAATTAAATGTTTGTTATTTCtcttaatatatattaattttcctCCATGCCTGTTTTATATATGTATGGTCTTGATCGAATGCCATTTGGTTCCATATATTGGTTTTTTAAGTAGGATATTTTCTAGATAATTATCGAATTTCGCTTCTTCTCTTCTATTGCTGGCCGCAGCTTGTAACATTTCTAGctagggtttttctttttaagatCCTGAGACTTTATTCTAATTATCACGAACTGATGATCCACCTCGCTTCGAATTTAACATAGATTTCCCTGCACGCAATGCTGCAGGTTTGAGGTTTAGGCcaattcaatcaaaatttgggaGATATACAAGTTTCTCATTAACGGAGGGAGTCTAGCTACCCCAGCTTATTTACTGCGTAATCTCTTGTATGCAACGTACACTAGTAGAAAAATTGGCAAAGCCTGCAGATTTCAACATTTCAATATACACTGTGTCCTTTGTTGCCCAATAGCCATAGATATCATACATGTTAGAATATTCTGAATGTATTGCATCCTGAATAATACATCTGATACCACCAAAGAGGAACCCACAGATAATCTGCAGCGATTAATAAGAATACGCCATAGGTAATCTATGTCTGGCGAATAAGGCTGAACTGAATCCGAGTTGAATTCCAGTAGATTGAAACCCCCGATTTTGGAATATTTGTTTTCATCCTTTTGGTAGCTCTCTTTCAAAAATAATATGGGAATCCCAAATCAACTTAATAATTTACATGCATGGAAGGCATAAATGATACTGCACTATCATTGCTGCTATGAAGAGTTTGAGCAATTTTTTGAGTGGAACTCGATGGGCGTTTTGAGCGCTTGGATAAGTGAAAATTTAGTGTTATATGTAAGATTTTTTATTTACTAAGATTTGGCTAACCTGGACAAGTTTGAGGAAGATTTGGCTAACCTGGACAAGTTTGAGGAAGATTTGGCTAACCTGGACAAGTTTGAGGCTAAATCACAACAAAAACGCaatgaaaagagagagagatgttgaGGCTATTTTTTGTTCCCTAGACAACAAGTCACTTAGAAGAGTAAACGAACCCTGCGTTATATTTATGAATCTTATGAAAGAAACTTCTAAAGCAGTTGGGAAGTTAGTGTCTTTATTTTGGTTGTAATATCCGCCACCACAATTCCTACTTTAATTCCTAACTTGGCTTCCATAAGGtcaattattttttgggaacATCGGCTGAAATGATTGGAGATCAAATCTCAATTGTTGAActgattaaaattaaatatcgACGACGTATTCATCAGATATCAACGAGCTAGTTGTTAAAAATTGATGACATAGCGAACAAATTTTGACGACAGATTTAACTCTAATCATTTTCAGCAAGTAGAATGTGAAAAAATGATCATTTGGCCAATTAATTCCCATTATTTTCTATTAACACAACATTCTTAATCAAATTTATAAGGAGGGGCTTTGAGCTTTGGATGCAAGAGGCCAAATATTATGCACTAGTCAACTAACCTAATCTACATCTATTTTTAACTGATCGAAGcaaattaatttaaagtatGTTAGGGTGGAAAATAAAACATTCCTAAAGTGACCAGCCATGTCTGTAAGGAGCTTTACTTCTACACCAATTGGTGTGTATCTAATCTCTTCATGCAGAATATGTGCTCTACAAAATCTGTGTAACAAAGTAACTCAAGGTGAAAAGAAAATAGTTCCAGTAGGTCGCATAAAGTACTCAGTTTCATGGTTTGTACCATGAGTTAAACAAGTGCTTGGCAAAAAAGATACGACTGCCAGACCAAAGAACGTGGTATTCCATGGCCTACCATCCGAGCTTCGTCATTAACTTCCAGCAATATTTGTACTGAACTGAATTCATTGGTTTTCAGATATATACAAGCAACTTCATCTTTCAGTTAGACATAAAACGTAGACCAGGCTTGAGCTTTTGTACATGATTCTAATAATTGGCATGAGGTCCACAAGGAGAAATTTTTTGGCGTGACGGTCGAATCATTGTATGATTTTACTAATgcacgtgttataatataaatgtGTGAATCAACATATGGCTAAAGGAGGATCAAAATCAATCGATTGGAGAGTGGAAATAACACTCGAATAGTCGCTTTccaatcaaagacaataccaaCTCCGTTGATATGCAATTTCTACGCCAATAATAATTGGTGataattttgcaaaaaaaaaaaagttacaaacaCCAATGCATTGGCGAAAGCCACTAAGAAACTAACCATGGCAATCCCTGAAAACTCATCCACATGCAACAGGATCAGGATTTCCTTTAGACAAACCATCTATATTAAGTTAAATCCAAGTAAACCAAGGAGGAGACCAAATCACATGAAGAATAGTAGGTGCCTTACGAGGAATAGGTTGGATTCTCAGAGAAGAAATGATACGAGTATCGAAACCTTGAAAGGAACCAAAAACAAACTCGATGTACatttaagagcaagtccacccctaaggactttgtgctagcacccagcgcatttatccactcaagtgaacagtaatagacttcattgaacagtaataggccaaagcatctccacccctaacaaaaaatagcctagtccattttattaaaatattattatttttattataaaataataattttatttttaatttctaaatttataaaaaataaaataataataataataataatatctaaaatttattaaaaattttctgtattttttaaaagtgaattcttaattttttgggggaaaaacgtggaccgttgatctgtgatcggacggtccagtttaaaagtgaaattcaatttttttttaccgttgaaaaTCTAACGGTCTAGAATAACTAGCcgttgaaaatccaacggcttcAAGTGGGCCACGTCGCCGAGCCCGGGTTGTGGTCTGAGTGAGCCTGCGCGCGGGCCCCGCCGCCTGATTTCTTGTCTCCTACTCGCGCCCACGCGAGCGTGAAGGCCACGCGCCaatgcaaaaaaacaaacaggcCAGTCCCTTGGTTAGTCAAAAATGGGCTGGGCTAGAGACTGGCATGGGCTGGGTGCTGGGCAATTGGGTCGGCTGGAGCAAATTAGCTGGGTCCTGGCCTATTTTTTAAGCTGGGTGCTGGGCAATTTTTCCTCCATTGGACTTGCTCTAATAACACAAGTGGTTTTCTAATGCTACATAAATCATACTTAAAAACTGTCATTTCATCAATGAAGCGGAATATTTGCGTCCCTCTATATCTCTCTACATTTACATGTGAGATATCATCAAGCACTCAAATGTATGGGTTTTAAATTTGCGTCTATTTGATTAATTAGTGCGCAGATGCTAATTTCGACAGCACAGAAAATGGAAAATAGGGCAAATATATACATGCAAAAACAATATTGGGTGTCTATTGAAGAAGATGGACCCTGTTGAAATATCAAGAGGACCTTTGACTTGCAACACCCATTGGCCATTTTATCAAGTATCTGCAACAGCTGGCTTCTCTGCTTGTTTTATCCCGTCAGTTTTGGAGGTATATATGTCACATCCCCGCTTTAGGACCGGACCACgttctcacggttttgtttttgggaactcacgagcaacttcccagtggatcacccatcatgggagtgctctggccatcTTCTctcttaactttggagttccgacggaacctgAAGcgagtgagctcccaaaaggccttgtgttaggtagggatgaaaatatacatttaaggattactcccttggacgatgtgggatgttacacttgAGGAAAAACAAGCTTTACGAAAAAGATCAAATCAGGAAATCTTTCATCAGCACTGGCCTCTGCTGCGTTGGGTCTTCGAAAACCCATTTTGGAAATTtgaaactttatgaaaaaaaaatcaaataaagatgCATTGAAGCAATTGAtggaaaaatttaaaaaaaaaaaacataaaactctATTTCTAGAGagcaaaaaatttagttttccaaaaaaaaaaagaagcaaaaaattcaaagaaaattGAAACCATTTTCACCTCTCAAAATAGTTCTTGAAGAAGAACCCCATAGGGCGGTGAGATCTTCCAACTTTCAAAATGACACTAAGTTGcaagaattcaaaattttcaaggacGAATCTTTTGAAGTTTTCTTGTgggtttgatttctgagatAATTTAGGGTTGCCTTGCCTAGAAGCAGATATTGGGTGTGAGGCAGTGATAGAGATTTTGGCTACTATATTGTAGATAAATGGGTGTATAGATAAATTTACAAATTGAATTGGTTTTGTGATGATAAtttaggtagtaaatttgggtttaaagacaTACTCgtagtttaattaaaagtaatatgggtgtaaaaataagtTGGGTCTAGAAATAAGTTACataggttcaaataaaatttctcataatattataacacatgttttttgaactttaaaaacaaaaaacacatgACAATTTTTTATTAGACCAAGTAAAAAACTGAGTACATAAAATATTCACTAATGAATACCTAAATATTATCTTTCAGACAGTTTGTTTATTGCTTGGTTTTGTACAATAAGCACGGATTTGTTAGATGCATGATTTACTCATTTCAAATTGAAAAAGCTATTAATTAGAATGATACCTAGTTGCGTCTTTCTAGTTGATCTGATACTTGGTTGTTCAATTACTAATTTTAATGTGTCACCCATTACCCACTAATGTTTTGTTTCTCTACGTGTTTTAATGTGCAGGGAAGTTGAAATCAGAATAATACCTAATCATTATATACCTCCATCATCATAGAAGTATAAACTTCAGTCACACAATGTGATTTACGTTCGACTTGTATAGATGACGAGTTTGACATAAATTTATTTGAATCAAATCATTCAATAGACAGGTGCATTTCGTAATTGGGCTTTTGAGCCCCATTTCAACTTGCGAGATCTTCAAATTGGACTATTAAAAGTCCATtgaccaaataattttggaccCACAAAGAAATGGGCACCAGCCAATCACAATGGTTGGTTGGTAAAAAAGCCAACACAGAGGCAGAGATGGCAAACTTGCACAGTAAAATCGGCAACAAAATCCAAATATGTACCTGAAAATTGGCAAAAATCTAAAGAAAGCTGGGTCCTTCCATGATTGACACGTACGAGGTTACTGTTCTTATATTTCCAAATGACAATTTTACCCTCGGACTAGCTCTTTTTGTTGCCGCTAACCACACTACTTTccaacataaataaattaaaaccccTCCTCAAATCTCAATGAGTACCGCCCGCCCAAATCGTATTCTTTagggtttatttttatttttatttttcatcacCTGCTACACTGTCCAAGTCCAAGACAAGACGCACATGTCAAAGACTCAAATGGGCTCCGTTAATGGCAGGTTTTCCAGTTTTTCAGGTCGGTAAACTGCAAACTGGACAGCTCctgccttcttctttttttttttatatatattttttatgttcTTCAACTTCAACTCCAGTATTTTGGTTGCATTTCTGAACTGAAATTTGAGAAAACACAGAGGTGGTGGTGGTTCTAGAACCAGTGGCAGTAGGTAGACTTCTGAATTGGgtcaaagtttttatttttctgcacATTGTTGACCAAATCTGAATTAGGTTTGTTGAGATCACAAGAAATAGTGTGCCTGTTGCTTGTTGTGTTGCTTACTTCAAAGTATGAGTTGGGTTTGATCTGAATGCAAGCAAGGAATCTGATTTTCTTGGTTTTTACAAAAAGGTGAGAAAGTGTGGGGTGTTTGGTTTCTGAGAAAATCCTAGAATTTGATGTTGAATTTAGTATGCCACTACCCTAAAATGTCTTGGAATCAAGCTCAAATCAGGGAAAGGACTTTGCTTTCCTCTCCACCGTCATCATCCTCTGTGGGTAAAATTAGCCCATCAGTTCTTTTTATCATAATTGTTCTAGCTGTAATATTTTTCGTATCCGGAATCATCCACCTGCTTGTTAGATTTCTCACAAAGCATAGATCTTCATCCATATCTGAATCCAACAGATACCCAGAAATGTCTGGCTCTGAAGATTTCCAGAGACAATTACAGCAGCTCTTCCACCTTCACGATTCCGGCTTAGATCAAGCTTTCATTGATGCTCTCCCTGTGTTCCTTTACAAAGAGATTAAGGGTTTGAAAGAACCATTTGATTGTCCAGTTTGTCTCTGTGAGTTTTGTGAGAAGGATCAGCTGAGATTGCTCCCAGTTTGCAGTCATGCTTTTCACATTGATTGCATCGACACATGGTTGCTGTCTAATTCGACTTGCCCTCTTTGTAGAGGGACCCTCTACACCCCAGGGGTTGCTATCGAAAACCCGgttttcgattttgatgatcTGATCGAACAAGATGGTTCTTTGGGAAATGGAGGAAATGGGGTTGGTCAAAAGTCTGCAGAGAATGAGATTGTCGGTGAGAAGAAGTTGTTTTCTGTGAGACTTGGGAAATTTAGAAGCACAAATGAGGAGGCAGATGGttgtggaggaggaggaggaggaggaggaggagagagagtagAGGGAGAAACCAGCAGCAGCAATTTGGATGCAAGGAGATGTTACTCCATGGGATCATACCAATATGTGGTTGCAGATTTGGAGTTGCAGGTGGCTTTGAGGCCCAAAAGGGCAGGTGATAGCGTGAGGCTTGTGAGAGGGAGAGGTGGACAAAATGGGAATTCTACTAATTACAGTGTTGGAGGTGGAGATGCTGAAGGGAAGAAAATTAACAGTGCAAGTAAAGGTGAAAGCTTTTCTGTATCCAAGATTTGGATGTGGCCCAAGAAGGGTAAATTTCCAAATTCTGCAGAAACCCATGTGGGTAATTCCTCTGTTACTGTGGGTTTGCCATGGACTGATAGGTCTCAGGGTACATGATGAACCTTCTCACTGTATATTTATCTTTCTTTTCCATATATCAATAATATctacttttacattttttttttccttcaaaaaacaagttttggcttttgcttttcttccaGAATTTCATGTCTTTACTGCCGTGCTGCTGCAGAAGCACTTTATCTTTTCAGTAAAATTCGATGCAGATGTCAGACTTTGAGAAATGCTTTTACTTTACCTTAAACTTT
Proteins encoded in this window:
- the LOC126596338 gene encoding transcription factor PAR2-like; the encoded protein is MKTMKMRRRRQAVGGRGGGGRSMVQVKVKKLQMLIPGGRRLKTDRLFLQTADYILQLRLQLNVLQALSKIYKL
- the LOC126596330 gene encoding RING-H2 finger protein ATL47-like isoform X2 yields the protein MSGSEDFQRQLQQLFHLHDSGLDQAFIDALPVFLYKEIKGLKEPFDCPVCLCEFCEKDQLRLLPVCSHAFHIDCIDTWLLSNSTCPLCRGTLYTPGVAIENPVFDFDDLIEQDGSLGNGGNGVGQKSAENEIVGEKKLFSVRLGKFRSTNEEADGCGGGGGGGGGERVEGETSSSNLDARRCYSMGSYQYVVADLELQVALRPKRAGDSVRLVRGRGGQNGNSTNYSVGGGDAEGKKINSASKGESFSVSKIWMWPKKGKFPNSAETHVGNSSVTVGLPWTDRSQGT
- the LOC126596330 gene encoding RING-H2 finger protein ATL46-like isoform X1, with translation MLNLVCHYPKMSWNQAQIRERTLLSSPPSSSSVGKISPSVLFIIIVLAVIFFVSGIIHLLVRFLTKHRSSSISESNRYPEMSGSEDFQRQLQQLFHLHDSGLDQAFIDALPVFLYKEIKGLKEPFDCPVCLCEFCEKDQLRLLPVCSHAFHIDCIDTWLLSNSTCPLCRGTLYTPGVAIENPVFDFDDLIEQDGSLGNGGNGVGQKSAENEIVGEKKLFSVRLGKFRSTNEEADGCGGGGGGGGGERVEGETSSSNLDARRCYSMGSYQYVVADLELQVALRPKRAGDSVRLVRGRGGQNGNSTNYSVGGGDAEGKKINSASKGESFSVSKIWMWPKKGKFPNSAETHVGNSSVTVGLPWTDRSQGT